A section of the Calditrichota bacterium genome encodes:
- the tilS gene encoding tRNA lysidine(34) synthetase TilS: MLLTEQILKNFKEFVRDQHLIKPEEGLLVAVSGGVDSVVLLDLLHQVQSEWKLRLKVIHLNHSIRGREADRDETFVRKLADAYGLEGIFEKQDVPAYRKEHRLGLEEAAREVRYRFYERALAQTGFQKVALGHQKNDQAETILANFLRGAGMAGLSGIPVQRGPFIRPLLWASREDILQYAREKELEFQQDSTNADVDYRRNRIRRELIPYLKEHFNPEIVEQTYRVGRIFSEIESFLIATAHDSAEDCILLQNHSKIILDIDKFSKYFNIIKKYILRECLVKLGVAQSRLTFTMYDALLSLAEKGKKGRKIPVGSHITVLIDQSGLVIQRDRPIPEQHPLTVEPGRDYTLSDYGVVFQTQFCSDPQEFQRSVHDPTIEYVDWERLQGKKLLLRPWRKGDRFFPLGMAGQKKISDFLIDEKVPLHERPRILVFTADEEIVWICGYRLDNRFRVTKSTKKSLKLAVEKIRS, from the coding sequence ATGCTGCTTACAGAACAAATCTTAAAAAATTTCAAGGAGTTTGTCCGCGACCAGCACCTGATTAAACCGGAAGAGGGCCTTCTGGTGGCGGTTTCCGGCGGGGTTGACTCGGTGGTTTTACTGGACCTGTTGCACCAGGTTCAGTCGGAGTGGAAACTGCGCCTGAAGGTGATTCATTTAAACCACAGCATCCGGGGCCGCGAGGCCGACCGGGATGAGACCTTTGTGCGAAAACTGGCGGACGCGTACGGGCTGGAGGGCATTTTTGAAAAACAGGATGTTCCGGCCTATCGGAAAGAGCACCGTCTGGGTCTGGAAGAGGCGGCCCGGGAGGTGCGGTATCGATTTTATGAGAGGGCTCTGGCCCAAACCGGATTTCAAAAGGTGGCTCTCGGGCACCAGAAAAATGACCAGGCGGAAACCATTCTTGCCAATTTTTTACGGGGGGCCGGAATGGCGGGACTGAGCGGAATTCCTGTTCAAAGAGGGCCGTTTATTCGTCCCCTGCTGTGGGCCTCGCGGGAGGACATTCTTCAATATGCTCGGGAAAAAGAGCTTGAGTTTCAGCAGGATTCCACCAATGCAGATGTGGACTATCGCCGAAACCGGATTCGCCGCGAGTTGATTCCCTATTTGAAGGAACATTTTAATCCCGAAATTGTAGAACAGACCTACCGGGTGGGACGCATCTTCTCGGAAATCGAATCATTCCTGATTGCTACGGCTCACGACTCTGCGGAAGACTGTATTCTTTTACAAAATCATTCAAAAATTATTCTTGATATTGATAAATTTTCAAAGTATTTTAATATAATAAAGAAATATATTTTAAGAGAATGTTTGGTCAAACTGGGGGTTGCACAATCACGTTTAACCTTTACGATGTATGATGCCTTGCTGTCCCTCGCGGAAAAGGGCAAAAAAGGACGAAAAATTCCGGTTGGTTCACATATTACGGTTTTGATTGACCAGTCCGGTTTGGTTATTCAAAGGGATCGCCCGATCCCGGAGCAACATCCCCTGACGGTTGAGCCGGGGCGAGACTACACGCTGAGCGATTATGGTGTGGTATTTCAAACACAGTTCTGTTCTGATCCTCAGGAATTTCAACGCAGTGTTCATGATCCGACAATCGAATATGTGGACTGGGAACGGCTTCAGGGGAAAAAACTCTTGCTTCGGCCGTGGCGCAAAGGAGACCGGTTCTTCCCATTGGGAATGGCGGGGCAGAAAAAAATCTCCGATTTTTTGATAGATGAAAAGGTGCCTCTCCACGAAAGACCACGCATTTTGGTATTCACAGCGGATGAAGAAATTGTTTGGATTTGCGGATATCGGTTGGACAATCGCTTCAGAGTAACAAAATCTACCAAAAAAAGCCTTAAGTTAGCCGTAGAAAAAATAAGGTCTTAA
- a CDS encoding T9SS type A sorting domain-containing protein: MMRIRFFAVAMLGVMVVLLSGEKNTRAATAMVDTIYHDNSLEYEDSNQDWNGNGILDETDRFGGTPNDGVLHWPAGIHVLSNAYGEYQVGANHKLIISPGSVVALNLNVGNGSSVLAKQATFRSITPNIYMQILFGDGSELAFEGCIFDTLSSIASGVGAKGKLTLQDCDLTDKMGSNTYSTFDVVCSELTIEDSRLFLVNGARISADRLSFTGSNFYFYNSLVKTMDYGNSFTCPFDNLESLWNGAVYLYHPENASIQKCRFEGQGGFALAIEDSAGAEVAINECSFIDAAVGLWVSNQLLQWSDFTWNYWGGSRGPHIFLFDLSTSTYFSGYNFNEKRSSDGVLLAVHTEPNADYTVRFDPYISSDPGDENADSDLDGLTNNQEDTIWGTDPYNPDTDGDGILDGVEVRNGTNPLDPGDPSFERPEITEADSALQDKGNDDILEAISPEAADTLRQRLEAASPEEKADLWEKTFAKIAEEGILGSLMVDAFSDDENLQSWLDPAYDPNWLINYYLDGMIQDNYDSASYAARMNQLVATAPDTLNKFLQRKHCPAPSADFQLSRSESGLAIYKSPGEKKAGVLFTQKDVQENPPLLGENEKGAINAMEGVGKLIEKVDKTGFISKIYNTDLITGTLKAGIKVTKKYISAQGQLYRVTKDNTTYVNNPPAARTDLWISKDKVITVQGIGQIGTVLEDDSGQNKYIVVSGKVFKNDSKNWSWFRRSWTSKFVGGIPDQIIPLIPVDPAKGIYKVDTSKIPSTIGGQHPLLKRAAPDSTEAFFALCDPDSDGVAEVLLLDSDGDKVFDTFLYATAGDRLGYNLIKIDSNEDGKIDLILADLDATGTPDAADLNADGTYDAFDTNGDGLFDRIDVDFDGKFDALDVNLDGTLDVFFLSGSENLGIPQKTERFPKRFTCSPVYPNPASSGEMLAFSYELARPADVKIAVYNVLGQKLAEWSLKQRPAGRYPFHWDGTGKNGARLPGGLYFIRFFVDAGRTFQAVRKVVLMR; the protein is encoded by the coding sequence ATGATGAGGATACGGTTTTTTGCGGTAGCGATGCTGGGTGTAATGGTGGTGCTTTTGTCGGGGGAAAAGAATACCCGGGCCGCAACGGCAATGGTTGATACAATTTACCACGATAATTCGCTGGAATATGAAGACAGCAACCAGGATTGGAACGGGAATGGTATCCTCGACGAAACCGATCGTTTCGGAGGTACACCCAACGATGGTGTGCTTCATTGGCCGGCTGGGATTCATGTTCTCTCGAATGCGTACGGGGAGTATCAGGTTGGAGCGAACCATAAGTTGATCATTTCTCCCGGATCGGTGGTTGCCCTTAATCTGAATGTGGGAAATGGTTCCAGTGTCCTTGCCAAACAAGCTACCTTTCGTTCGATTACTCCCAATATCTACATGCAGATTCTTTTTGGCGACGGCAGTGAATTGGCGTTTGAAGGATGTATTTTCGATACCCTTTCTTCGATAGCCTCCGGTGTGGGAGCCAAAGGCAAACTCACCCTGCAGGATTGCGATCTGACCGATAAAATGGGATCGAACACCTATTCCACATTTGATGTGGTTTGCTCCGAATTAACCATTGAAGACAGCAGACTCTTTCTTGTGAACGGAGCCCGAATTTCGGCTGACCGCTTGTCCTTTACGGGATCGAATTTTTATTTTTATAATTCACTTGTAAAAACAATGGATTATGGAAATTCCTTCACCTGCCCTTTTGATAATCTGGAAAGCCTCTGGAACGGAGCCGTTTACCTGTACCACCCGGAAAACGCCTCCATTCAGAAATGCCGGTTTGAGGGACAGGGTGGTTTTGCTCTGGCCATTGAGGATTCCGCGGGCGCGGAAGTGGCTATAAACGAGTGTTCCTTTATCGATGCGGCCGTGGGACTTTGGGTGAGCAATCAATTATTGCAGTGGAGTGACTTTACCTGGAATTATTGGGGAGGGTCGCGTGGACCTCATATTTTTTTGTTTGATCTGTCCACGTCTACCTATTTTAGCGGGTATAATTTTAATGAAAAACGGTCCAGTGACGGCGTTCTGCTGGCTGTTCACACGGAACCCAATGCCGATTACACGGTTCGGTTTGATCCCTACATTTCGAGCGATCCCGGGGATGAAAACGCCGACAGTGATCTGGACGGACTCACCAATAATCAGGAAGACACGATCTGGGGAACCGATCCGTACAATCCCGACACGGACGGCGACGGTATCCTGGACGGCGTTGAAGTTCGGAATGGAACCAATCCGCTGGATCCGGGAGATCCGAGCTTTGAGCGGCCCGAAATAACCGAAGCCGATTCGGCTCTTCAAGACAAAGGAAATGACGATATTTTAGAGGCGATTTCGCCGGAAGCCGCCGATACGCTGCGCCAGCGGCTTGAAGCCGCTTCTCCCGAGGAAAAGGCTGATTTGTGGGAAAAGACCTTCGCGAAAATTGCTGAAGAAGGAATCCTGGGATCGTTAATGGTGGATGCTTTCAGCGATGATGAGAATCTGCAATCCTGGTTGGATCCCGCTTACGATCCCAACTGGCTGATTAATTATTATCTGGACGGCATGATTCAGGACAACTACGATTCTGCCTCCTACGCAGCCCGGATGAATCAATTGGTGGCCACGGCTCCGGATACCCTGAACAAATTTCTTCAGAGGAAGCACTGTCCGGCTCCTTCTGCGGATTTTCAATTGAGCCGCTCGGAAAGCGGCCTGGCTATTTACAAATCTCCCGGAGAAAAAAAGGCCGGCGTGCTCTTTACGCAGAAGGATGTGCAAGAAAATCCGCCCCTTTTGGGTGAAAATGAAAAAGGAGCCATCAACGCCATGGAAGGCGTGGGGAAACTGATTGAAAAAGTGGACAAAACCGGATTCATTTCAAAAATCTACAATACGGATCTGATTACGGGTACGCTGAAAGCCGGAATCAAAGTGACCAAAAAGTACATTTCGGCCCAGGGGCAGCTTTACCGTGTAACCAAAGACAACACCACCTACGTCAACAATCCGCCGGCTGCTCGTACCGACCTCTGGATTTCAAAAGATAAGGTCATTACGGTACAGGGGATTGGACAAATCGGAACGGTTCTCGAGGATGATTCGGGACAGAATAAATACATTGTGGTGAGTGGAAAGGTCTTTAAAAACGATTCCAAAAATTGGAGCTGGTTTCGCCGCTCGTGGACGTCCAAATTTGTGGGGGGCATTCCGGATCAGATTATCCCGCTGATTCCGGTTGATCCGGCGAAAGGAATTTACAAGGTCGATACCTCGAAAATTCCGTCCACGATTGGCGGGCAGCACCCCTTGTTAAAAAGAGCCGCACCGGACAGTACCGAGGCTTTTTTCGCCCTGTGTGACCCCGACAGCGATGGCGTGGCGGAAGTCCTTTTACTGGACTCGGATGGAGACAAGGTGTTTGACACCTTTTTGTATGCCACCGCCGGCGACAGGCTCGGATACAATCTTATTAAAATTGATTCCAATGAGGATGGAAAAATCGACCTTATTTTGGCCGATCTGGATGCTACGGGGACCCCCGACGCAGCCGATTTAAACGCAGACGGTACCTACGACGCCTTCGACACCAACGGCGACGGCCTGTTTGACCGCATTGACGTGGATTTCGATGGGAAATTCGATGCGCTGGATGTCAATCTGGACGGTACATTGGATGTGTTCTTCCTCTCAGGTTCAGAGAATCTTGGGATCCCGCAAAAGACAGAACGTTTTCCCAAGAGATTTACGTGCTCGCCCGTGTACCCCAATCCCGCATCATCCGGAGAGATGCTTGCGTTTTCGTACGAGCTGGCCCGGCCGGCCGATGTCAAAATCGCGGTTTACAATGTCCTCGGCCAAAAACTGGCAGAATGGTCTTTGAAGCAGCGTCCCGCTGGCCGGTACCCGTTTCACTGGGATGGAACGGGTAAGAACGGCGCCCGGCTCCCTGGCGGCCTCTACTTTATTCGCTTCTTCGTAGATGCAGGCCGGACCTTTCAGGCCGTGCGAAAGGTCGTGCTGATGCGTTAA
- the hpt gene encoding hypoxanthine phosphoribosyltransferase — MRNEQNLLQDVLKKEEFEVYISEEDIRRRTKELGRQIAEDYHGRVPIFVGVLNGSFIFLADLIREVPIDCEIDFLKISSYGDEKISSGNVSLLKALDCEIEGRDLIVVEDIVDSGLSIQYMRQMITAMKPRSLKFVTLLLKKRDNSIAAPIDYVGFEIPDKFVIGYGLDYKQKLRNLRAIYIEKESKME, encoded by the coding sequence ATGCGAAACGAACAAAACTTGCTGCAAGACGTTTTAAAAAAGGAAGAATTTGAAGTTTACATTTCGGAAGAAGATATTCGTCGGCGGACCAAGGAATTGGGACGGCAAATTGCCGAGGATTACCATGGCCGTGTGCCCATCTTTGTGGGGGTTCTGAACGGCAGCTTTATCTTTTTGGCGGATTTGATTCGTGAAGTTCCGATCGATTGTGAAATTGATTTTTTGAAGATTTCCAGCTACGGCGACGAGAAAATCTCCAGCGGAAATGTCTCATTGCTTAAAGCCCTCGATTGTGAAATCGAAGGCCGGGATCTAATCGTGGTGGAAGACATCGTGGACTCCGGACTGTCCATTCAGTACATGCGGCAGATGATTACCGCCATGAAACCGCGGTCCCTTAAATTCGTAACACTTTTATTGAAAAAACGGGATAATTCCATTGCGGCCCCAATCGATTACGTGGGCTTTGAAATTCCCGATAAGTTTGTTATCGGCTACGGCCTGGATTACAAACAAAAACTGCGCAATTTACGCGCAATTTATATTGAAAAAGAAAGTAAAATGGAGTGA